A window from Sinorhizobium fredii encodes these proteins:
- the mepA gene encoding penicillin-insensitive murein endopeptidase, whose product MGFDTRAALRRCGSALLALMTSTGLLATDAASADGTPAKELFGARALPTAAAPTSYGFYSKGCLAGGIAIPTDGPTWQAMRLSRNRRWGHPEMIALIERFSNDAAEKIGWPGLLLGDISQPRGGPMLSGHASHQIGLDADIWLTPMPQKTLSYEERESISATSMLDKSKFLTIDRSVWTPSHARLIMLAASYPEVERVFVNPAIKKKLCDTWRGDRAALGKVRPIYGHDYHFHIRIKCPAGSQGCKDQAAVPAGDGCDKSLAWWFTEAPWAKPKKKPGEKPPKPRFATLADLPKACALVLNGPAPASEQQATFGTAYHAPAAIPAAATSIEAVIGAAAETPFAEIPVPLPRPALQ is encoded by the coding sequence ATGGGATTTGACACGCGTGCCGCGCTTCGACGCTGCGGCTCCGCACTGCTGGCGCTGATGACGAGCACGGGTCTTCTCGCGACCGATGCCGCCTCCGCCGACGGCACGCCTGCCAAGGAGCTCTTCGGTGCCAGGGCCTTGCCGACCGCGGCGGCGCCGACGTCCTACGGCTTCTATTCCAAGGGCTGCCTTGCCGGCGGCATCGCCATTCCGACCGACGGCCCCACATGGCAGGCCATGCGCCTGTCGCGCAACCGGCGCTGGGGGCACCCCGAGATGATCGCTCTGATCGAGCGCTTCTCCAACGACGCGGCCGAAAAAATCGGCTGGCCAGGGCTGCTGCTCGGCGACATCTCGCAGCCGCGCGGCGGCCCGATGCTGTCCGGCCATGCCTCGCACCAGATCGGCCTCGACGCCGACATCTGGCTGACGCCGATGCCGCAGAAGACGCTCAGCTATGAGGAGCGCGAATCGATTTCCGCGACCTCGATGCTCGACAAGAGCAAGTTCCTGACGATCGACCGCTCCGTCTGGACGCCGTCCCATGCGCGGCTGATCATGCTGGCGGCGAGCTACCCCGAAGTCGAGCGCGTCTTCGTCAATCCGGCGATCAAGAAGAAACTCTGCGACACCTGGCGCGGCGATCGCGCAGCACTCGGCAAGGTGCGACCGATCTACGGCCACGACTACCATTTCCATATCCGCATCAAATGCCCGGCCGGCTCGCAAGGCTGCAAGGACCAGGCCGCAGTGCCCGCCGGCGACGGCTGCGACAAGTCGCTCGCCTGGTGGTTTACCGAGGCACCCTGGGCGAAGCCGAAGAAAAAACCCGGCGAGAAGCCGCCGAAGCCGAGGTTTGCGACGCTTGCCGACCTGCCGAAGGCCTGCGCGCTGGTGCTGAACGGCCCGGCTCCAGCCTCCGAGCAGCAGGCGACCTTCGGAACGGCCTACCATGCTCCGGCCGCCATTCCCGCCGCCGCGACGAGCATCGAAGCCGTCATTGGGGCCGCGGCCGAGACGCCGTTTGCCGAGATCCCCGTGCCGCTGCCGCGTCCGGCGCTGCAATAA
- a CDS encoding methylglyoxal synthase produces MADRRCLALIAHDQKKDDLAAFAKAHEATLSSWKIVATGTTGGRVLDACPGLDVTRLKSGPLGGDQQIGALIATGDIDCLIFFVDPLTAMPHDVDVKALMRLAIVYDIPMALNRATAEQLIDFRRN; encoded by the coding sequence ATGGCCGATCGCAGATGTCTCGCCCTGATCGCCCACGATCAGAAGAAGGATGATCTCGCCGCATTCGCCAAGGCGCACGAGGCCACGCTTTCTAGTTGGAAGATCGTCGCCACCGGCACGACCGGCGGCCGCGTTCTCGACGCCTGCCCCGGCCTCGACGTGACGCGGCTGAAAAGCGGGCCGCTCGGCGGCGACCAGCAGATCGGTGCCTTGATCGCGACCGGCGACATCGACTGCCTGATCTTCTTCGTCGACCCGCTGACCGCCATGCCGCACGACGTCGACGTCAAAGCGCTGATGCGTCTAGCCATCGTCTACGACATTCCGATGGCGCTCAACCGGGCGACCGCCGAGCAGTTGATCGACTTCAGGCGCAACTGA
- a CDS encoding glucokinase, with protein MLTANDQSFSFPILIGDIGGTNARFALLADPFAEPLQLPPIKTGDFETIEEALKKSILDHVSERPRSAILAVAGPIKSDEIPLTNAGWVIRPKDMLAKLGLQDVLVINDFEAQALAIAAPAEEDVVQIGGGSARPRSSRAVLGPGTGLGVAGLVFAQDTWIPVPGEGGHVDIGPRSERDFRIWPFLEPIGGRMAGEQILCGRGIMNLYRAVCAADGLEPSLKDQAEVTTSALSGQDPAAVETVSLFCTYLGRVAGDMALVFMARGGVYLAGGISQKILPALMKPEFRAAFENKAPHSALMQTIPTFAVVHPMAALSGLAAFARASRDFGVAMEGRRWRS; from the coding sequence ATGCTGACTGCGAATGACCAGAGCTTCTCCTTTCCGATCTTGATCGGTGATATCGGTGGCACGAACGCCCGCTTCGCACTGCTCGCCGACCCGTTCGCCGAGCCGCTGCAGCTGCCGCCGATCAAGACGGGAGACTTCGAGACGATTGAGGAGGCGCTCAAGAAGAGCATTCTCGATCATGTCTCCGAAAGACCCCGTTCGGCGATCCTTGCCGTGGCGGGGCCGATCAAGAGCGACGAGATCCCGCTGACCAATGCCGGCTGGGTGATCCGGCCGAAGGACATGCTGGCGAAGCTCGGGCTGCAGGACGTGCTGGTCATCAACGACTTCGAGGCGCAGGCGCTCGCGATCGCCGCTCCGGCCGAAGAGGATGTCGTGCAGATCGGCGGCGGCAGCGCCCGGCCGCGGAGTTCCCGCGCGGTGCTCGGCCCCGGCACTGGCCTCGGCGTCGCCGGTCTCGTTTTCGCCCAGGACACCTGGATCCCCGTACCGGGCGAAGGCGGGCATGTGGATATCGGTCCGCGCAGCGAGCGCGATTTCCGCATATGGCCGTTCCTCGAGCCGATCGGAGGCCGCATGGCGGGGGAGCAGATCCTTTGCGGACGCGGCATCATGAATCTCTACCGCGCCGTCTGCGCGGCCGATGGCCTGGAGCCGTCGCTCAAGGATCAGGCGGAAGTGACGACCAGCGCGCTTTCCGGGCAGGATCCGGCGGCGGTCGAGACGGTGTCGCTGTTCTGCACCTATCTCGGCCGCGTCGCCGGCGACATGGCGCTGGTCTTCATGGCGCGCGGCGGCGTCTATCTCGCCGGCGGCATTTCGCAGAAGATCTTGCCGGCGCTGATGAAGCCGGAATTCCGCGCCGCCTTCGAGAATAAGGCACCGCATTCGGCGCTGATGCAAACAATACCGACCTTTGCGGTCGTCCATCCGATGGCGGCGCTTTCCGGGCTTGCCGCCTTCGCACGCGCGTCAAGAGACTTCGGTGTTGCAATGGAGGGACGGCGCTGGCGAAGCTGA
- a CDS encoding ABC transporter ATP-binding protein yields the protein MNATNRKQRAMDSETITGILRRVIAENGCDHIRGYAFAISCLIVVAATTGFTAWIMETVVNEAFANRRADIVLVICAAIFAAFVLRGLATYGQAVALSKIGNNIVARYQRRLYSHIMALSVGYFHEHRSAQLAAKISQNVSGIRDVLNMTVTSIARDFLTLIGLIGVMFSKDWLLSLIVFFVAPPLFLGLRYISRRLRLATREAIEVNSRVLGAMQETIQGITIIKAFTMENELRRKVETIIDRAENRANRIARLSERTAPMTETFAGLAISSVLAYAAFRTIYGNVPPGAFFAFVTALLMAYDPARRLARLQVSMERAAVNARMIYEILDTIPHQRDRPDATELKLGGATVELRDVRFSYANGDEILKGVSFRAEGGKTTALVGPSGAGKSTIISLIPRFYDPQSGEILIDGQNIAGVTKQSLRNGLAYVSQQPYLFEGSIRDNIRYGRPDATDQEVEEAARLAYAHDFILAQPQGYDTPVGEHGVTLSGGQRQRLSIARALVRNAPILLLDEATSALDTESEAAVQKALDQAMSGRTVIVIAHRLSTVVNADKIVVMKDGKVVEEGSHEELARRPDGLYARLHNLQGNGADLPDEAKIL from the coding sequence TTGAACGCCACGAACAGAAAACAGCGCGCGATGGATTCCGAGACGATCACCGGAATTCTGCGGCGCGTCATCGCTGAGAACGGTTGCGACCACATCCGGGGCTATGCCTTCGCCATTTCCTGCCTGATCGTCGTCGCGGCAACGACCGGTTTCACCGCCTGGATCATGGAAACGGTTGTCAACGAGGCCTTCGCCAACAGGCGGGCGGATATCGTCCTGGTGATCTGCGCGGCCATTTTCGCCGCCTTCGTCCTGCGCGGCCTGGCGACCTACGGTCAAGCCGTCGCGCTGTCGAAGATCGGCAACAACATCGTGGCGCGCTATCAGCGCCGGCTTTACTCCCACATCATGGCGCTCAGCGTCGGCTATTTTCACGAGCATCGCTCGGCGCAGCTTGCGGCGAAGATCAGCCAGAACGTCAGTGGCATACGTGACGTGCTCAACATGACGGTCACGTCGATCGCCCGGGACTTCCTGACTCTGATCGGCCTGATCGGCGTCATGTTCAGCAAGGACTGGCTGCTGTCGCTGATCGTCTTCTTCGTCGCGCCGCCGCTGTTTCTCGGCCTGCGCTACATATCCAGACGTCTGCGTCTGGCGACACGCGAGGCCATCGAGGTCAACAGCCGGGTTCTCGGGGCGATGCAGGAAACGATCCAGGGCATCACCATCATCAAGGCCTTCACGATGGAGAACGAGCTCCGCCGCAAGGTCGAGACGATCATCGATCGGGCCGAGAACCGCGCCAACCGCATCGCACGCCTGAGCGAACGCACGGCGCCGATGACCGAAACCTTCGCGGGCCTCGCCATCTCCAGCGTGCTTGCCTATGCCGCCTTCCGGACGATCTACGGCAACGTGCCCCCGGGTGCTTTCTTCGCCTTCGTCACGGCGCTCTTGATGGCCTATGATCCGGCCCGCCGCCTCGCGCGGCTGCAGGTGTCGATGGAGCGCGCCGCCGTAAATGCCCGCATGATCTACGAGATCCTCGACACGATACCGCATCAGCGCGATCGCCCCGATGCGACCGAGCTCAAGCTCGGTGGGGCGACCGTCGAACTGCGCGATGTCCGCTTTTCCTATGCCAATGGCGACGAGATCCTTAAGGGTGTGAGCTTCCGCGCCGAGGGCGGTAAGACGACGGCGCTCGTCGGACCCTCCGGTGCCGGCAAGTCGACCATCATCAGCCTCATTCCGCGCTTCTACGATCCGCAGTCGGGCGAGATCCTGATCGACGGCCAGAACATCGCCGGCGTTACCAAGCAGTCGCTGCGCAACGGCCTCGCCTATGTCTCGCAGCAGCCGTATCTTTTCGAAGGCTCGATCCGCGACAATATCCGTTACGGCCGTCCCGATGCCACGGATCAGGAAGTCGAGGAGGCCGCACGGCTTGCCTATGCGCACGATTTCATTCTGGCGCAGCCGCAGGGCTACGACACGCCGGTCGGCGAGCATGGCGTGACGCTCTCCGGCGGCCAGCGGCAGCGCCTGTCGATCGCCCGGGCGCTGGTGCGCAACGCGCCCATCCTGCTTCTCGACGAGGCCACCTCGGCGCTCGACACCGAATCCGAGGCCGCCGTGCAGAAGGCGCTCGATCAGGCGATGAGCGGGCGTACCGTGATCGTCATCGCCCACCGGCTCTCGACCGTCGTCAATGCCGACAAGATCGTCGTGATGAAGGACGGCAAGGTCGTCGAGGAGGGATCGCATGAGGAGCTTGCGCGGCGGCCGGACGGTCTCTACGCTCGCCTCCACAACCTCCAGGGCAACGGCGCGGACCTGCCTGACGAAGCGAAAATCCTGTAG
- the dapB gene encoding 4-hydroxy-tetrahydrodipicolinate reductase, with protein MSETDMKLVVVGAAGRMGQTLIRIVHETAGVRLHAAIERSNSPFIGRDAGELAGLGPIGVPVTDKPLEAFVEAEGVLDFTAPAASVEFAGLAAQARIVHIVGTTGCSADDEAKIRAAARHARIVKSGNMSLGVNLLGVLTEKAARALGPADWDIEIVEMHHKHKVDAPSGTALLIGEAAAKGRGIDLADHSVRVRDGHTGPRAQGTIGFATLRGGSVIGEHSVILAGEGELVTLSHSATDRSIFARGAVTAALWARSQKPGFYSMLDVLGLN; from the coding sequence ATGAGCGAAACGGACATGAAGCTCGTGGTGGTCGGCGCGGCCGGTCGAATGGGCCAGACGCTGATCCGGATCGTTCACGAGACGGCCGGCGTGCGGCTGCATGCCGCGATCGAGCGCTCGAATTCGCCTTTCATCGGCCGGGACGCCGGCGAGCTTGCCGGCCTCGGACCGATCGGCGTCCCCGTCACCGACAAGCCGCTCGAAGCCTTTGTCGAGGCGGAGGGAGTGCTCGATTTCACCGCGCCGGCGGCTAGCGTCGAATTCGCCGGCCTCGCGGCACAGGCGCGCATCGTTCATATCGTTGGCACGACCGGATGCTCCGCAGACGACGAGGCGAAGATCCGCGCGGCCGCCCGCCATGCACGCATCGTCAAGTCGGGCAATATGAGCCTCGGCGTCAATCTCCTGGGCGTGCTCACGGAGAAGGCGGCGCGCGCGCTAGGCCCTGCCGATTGGGACATCGAGATTGTCGAGATGCACCACAAGCACAAGGTCGACGCGCCTTCGGGCACGGCGCTCCTCATCGGTGAGGCAGCGGCGAAGGGACGCGGCATCGATCTTGCGGACCATTCCGTCCGTGTGCGCGACGGCCATACCGGCCCCCGCGCGCAAGGTACGATCGGCTTTGCGACCCTGCGCGGCGGCTCGGTCATCGGCGAGCATTCCGTGATTCTTGCGGGCGAAGGTGAACTGGTGACGCTGTCGCACAGCGCCACGGACCGCTCGATTTTCGCGCGTGGCGCCGTCACGGCGGCTCTTTGGGCGCGCAGCCAGAAGCCCGGCTTCTACTCCATGCTCGATGTTCTCGGGCTCAACTGA
- a CDS encoding 2,3-bisphosphoglycerate-dependent phosphoglycerate mutase, which produces MSGTLVLVRHGQSEWNLKNLFTGWRDPDLTELGVEEAKAGGKALAEYGIKFDIAFTSDLVRAQRTCQMVLDAVGQSSLETIRDQALNERDYGDLSGLNKDDARAKWGEEQVHIWRRSYDVPPPGGESLRDTGARVWPYYLTEILPRVLAGEKVLVAAHGNSLRSLVMVLDRLTKEQVLNLNLATGVPMVYKLKADSTVASKEVLGDMSAAH; this is translated from the coding sequence ATGAGCGGCACTCTCGTCCTCGTCCGGCACGGCCAGAGCGAATGGAACCTGAAGAACCTTTTCACCGGCTGGCGCGATCCGGACCTGACCGAGCTTGGCGTCGAGGAAGCAAAGGCAGGCGGCAAGGCGCTCGCCGAATACGGCATCAAGTTCGACATCGCCTTCACCTCCGATCTCGTCCGCGCCCAGCGCACCTGCCAGATGGTGCTCGACGCCGTCGGCCAGTCGTCGCTGGAAACGATCCGCGACCAGGCGCTCAACGAGCGCGACTACGGCGATCTCTCCGGCCTTAACAAGGACGATGCCCGCGCCAAATGGGGCGAGGAGCAGGTGCATATCTGGCGCCGCTCCTATGACGTGCCGCCGCCCGGCGGCGAAAGCCTGCGCGACACCGGCGCCCGCGTCTGGCCGTACTACCTGACCGAAATCCTGCCGCGCGTGCTCGCCGGCGAGAAGGTGCTGGTCGCCGCCCACGGCAACTCGCTGCGCTCGCTCGTCATGGTGCTCGATCGCCTGACCAAGGAACAGGTCCTGAACCTCAACCTCGCGACCGGCGTGCCGATGGTCTACAAGCTGAAGGCGGATTCCACCGTCGCCTCCAAGGAAGTGCTCGGCGACATGTCGGCCGCGCATTGA
- a CDS encoding methylated-DNA--[protein]-cysteine S-methyltransferase has translation MNVVTTIPIDITPDGTDYDTVRHVIEMLTEDYRDQPSLETIARRLSQSPTQLQKVFTRWAGLSPKAFLQAVTLDHAKRLLRQEEMPLLETSIEVGLSGPGRLHDLFVTHEAMSPGEWKARGAGLTIRYGFHPSPFGTALVMVTERGLAGLAFADAGEERASFEDMARRWPNANYFEDSAATARYAARIFNPERWCADEPLNIVLIGSDFQIRVWQALLNIPLGKATTYSKIAGEIGQPTASRAVGAAVGRNPISFVVPCHRALGKGGELTGYHWGLTRKRAILGWEAGKA, from the coding sequence ATGAACGTCGTCACAACCATTCCCATCGACATCACCCCGGACGGCACCGATTACGACACGGTGCGCCACGTCATCGAGATGCTGACCGAGGATTACCGCGACCAGCCGTCGCTGGAAACGATCGCCCGCCGCCTCAGCCAGTCGCCGACGCAGCTCCAGAAGGTCTTTACCCGGTGGGCCGGTCTTTCGCCAAAGGCCTTCCTGCAAGCGGTGACGCTCGACCATGCCAAGCGCCTTCTGCGCCAGGAGGAGATGCCGCTGCTCGAGACCAGCATCGAGGTCGGGCTCTCCGGCCCCGGCCGGCTGCACGATCTCTTCGTCACCCATGAGGCGATGTCGCCCGGCGAGTGGAAGGCGCGCGGCGCGGGGCTGACGATCCGCTACGGCTTCCACCCTTCCCCTTTCGGCACGGCGCTGGTGATGGTGACCGAGCGCGGCCTCGCAGGCCTTGCCTTTGCCGACGCCGGCGAGGAGCGGGCGAGCTTCGAGGACATGGCCCGGCGCTGGCCGAACGCCAATTACTTCGAGGACAGCGCGGCAACGGCACGCTATGCCGCCCGCATCTTCAACCCGGAGCGCTGGTGCGCCGACGAGCCGCTCAACATCGTGCTGATCGGCTCGGACTTTCAGATCCGGGTCTGGCAGGCGCTGTTGAACATTCCGCTCGGCAAGGCGACGACCTATTCGAAGATCGCCGGCGAAATCGGCCAACCGACCGCGTCGCGCGCCGTCGGAGCGGCCGTCGGCCGCAACCCGATCTCCTTTGTCGTGCCCTGCCACCGGGCGCTCGGCAAGGGCGGCGAACTCACCGGCTATCATTGGGGGCTGACGCGAAAGCGGGCGATCCTCGGCTGGGAAGCGGGAAAGGCATGA
- a CDS encoding DUF2244 domain-containing protein, which yields MTEGNAETHINDAPIFSAELTPYRSLGLKGFKILLMIAAAMSAVHVLVFLVIGAWPIVFFFGLDFVLLFGAFWLNYHSARAREEVSVSRTDVSVRKFAPSGNMIEHRFNPFWARFSIKRHQEIGIVSMRISGDGRQTDVGSFLNRDDRETFAVAFSRALATARSR from the coding sequence ATGACCGAAGGCAACGCCGAGACACACATCAACGACGCGCCGATCTTTTCGGCGGAACTCACCCCCTACCGCTCGCTCGGCCTCAAAGGGTTCAAGATCCTGCTGATGATCGCGGCTGCGATGAGCGCCGTGCATGTCCTGGTGTTCCTGGTCATCGGCGCCTGGCCGATCGTGTTCTTCTTCGGCCTCGATTTCGTGCTGCTCTTCGGCGCCTTTTGGCTCAACTACCATTCGGCGCGCGCCCGCGAGGAGGTCAGCGTCTCGCGCACCGACGTGTCGGTGAGGAAGTTCGCGCCATCGGGAAACATGATCGAGCATCGCTTCAACCCCTTCTGGGCGCGCTTCAGCATCAAGCGCCACCAGGAGATCGGCATCGTCTCGATGAGGATCAGCGGCGACGGCCGGCAGACGGACGTCGGTTCGTTTCTCAACCGCGACGATCGCGAAACCTTCGCCGTCGCCTTCTCCCGGGCGCTCGCCACGGCGCGGTCGAGATGA
- the nth gene encoding endonuclease III, whose product MKNVKRKLSPGPAKPRAATAARRSTRQRSVYSKAEIEEIFRRFSVQRPEPKGELEHVNAFTLLVAVALSAQATDAGVNKATRPLFVVADTPEKMMALGEDKLRDYIKTIGLYRNKAKNVIALSQKLIADFGGEVPKTREELMTLPGVGRKTANVVLQMAFGQSTIAVDTHLFRIANRIRLAPGKTPDDVEANLMRVIPETYLYHAHHWLILHGRYVCKARRPECERCIIADICKSPEKSCDIPAPLVELPPQVLPVAG is encoded by the coding sequence ATGAAAAACGTGAAACGCAAATTGTCGCCGGGACCCGCGAAACCGCGCGCGGCAACGGCTGCCCGCCGATCCACGCGGCAGCGCAGTGTCTATAGCAAGGCGGAGATCGAGGAAATCTTTCGCCGCTTCTCGGTCCAGCGGCCGGAGCCGAAGGGCGAGCTCGAACATGTCAACGCCTTCACGCTGCTGGTGGCGGTGGCGCTTTCGGCGCAGGCGACGGATGCCGGCGTCAACAAGGCGACGCGGCCGCTCTTTGTCGTCGCCGACACGCCCGAAAAGATGATGGCGCTCGGCGAAGACAAACTGCGCGACTATATCAAGACTATTGGCCTTTACCGCAACAAGGCAAAGAATGTCATCGCGCTCAGCCAAAAGCTGATCGCCGATTTCGGCGGCGAGGTGCCGAAGACGCGCGAGGAGCTCATGACGCTGCCGGGCGTCGGCCGCAAGACCGCCAATGTGGTGCTGCAGATGGCCTTCGGCCAATCGACCATTGCCGTCGACACGCATCTCTTCCGCATCGCCAACCGCATTCGCCTCGCACCCGGCAAGACGCCGGACGACGTTGAGGCCAATCTGATGCGGGTCATCCCGGAGACATATCTCTACCACGCCCACCATTGGCTCATCCTGCACGGCCGCTATGTGTGCAAGGCGCGCCGGCCGGAATGCGAGCGCTGCATCATCGCCGACATCTGCAAGTCGCCCGAAAAGAGTTGCGACATTCCGGCGCCGCTTGTCGAATTGCCGCCACAGGTCCTTCCGGTCGCCGGCTGA
- a CDS encoding TetR/AcrR family transcriptional regulator, whose translation MQQERSRRSNRERSDTTRAAIIDAAHALFVDKGYADTATPEIVAAAGLTRGALYHHFEDKKSLFRAVIEREAREVAATIEQFAPDGLAPREALLAGAAAYFDAMAVPGRVRLLLLDGPAVLGVTEMAAIDAAHGGRTLEEGLSAAMAPHRLEEKAVKAMAFLLSAAFDRAALEIDAGAARADYAYAIDRLIDRLIDP comes from the coding sequence ATGCAACAGGAAAGAAGCCGCCGGTCGAATCGCGAACGCTCGGACACGACCCGCGCCGCCATCATCGACGCGGCACACGCACTCTTCGTCGACAAGGGCTATGCCGACACGGCGACGCCGGAGATCGTCGCCGCGGCGGGGCTTACGCGCGGCGCGCTCTATCACCATTTCGAGGACAAGAAGTCGCTGTTTCGGGCGGTGATAGAAAGGGAGGCGCGCGAAGTCGCCGCAACGATCGAGCAGTTCGCTCCCGACGGCCTCGCGCCGCGCGAGGCGCTGCTCGCCGGGGCAGCCGCCTATTTCGACGCGATGGCGGTTCCCGGCCGGGTGCGCCTGCTGCTGCTCGACGGCCCGGCCGTCCTCGGCGTCACCGAGATGGCGGCGATCGACGCCGCGCATGGCGGCAGAACTCTCGAAGAAGGATTGAGCGCGGCCATGGCTCCCCACCGCCTCGAGGAGAAGGCGGTCAAGGCGATGGCCTTCCTCTTGTCCGCCGCCTTCGACCGGGCAGCGCTCGAGATCGATGCCGGTGCGGCGCGGGCCGACTATGCCTATGCGATCGACAGGCTGATCGATCGCTTGATCGACCCATGA
- a CDS encoding VOC family protein, whose product MKTTSYYPVIMTADVRATADFYVKHFRFEALFESDWYMHLQSSEDEHVTLAVLDYRHETVPEQRRAPVQGLLLNFEVEDPDRLYAEMRDAGLPILKALCDEDFGQRHFITADPNGVMIDVIKPIPPSAAFADAYDERALPA is encoded by the coding sequence ATGAAAACCACGAGCTACTATCCGGTGATCATGACCGCCGATGTGCGGGCTACAGCCGATTTCTACGTGAAGCATTTTCGCTTCGAGGCGCTTTTCGAGAGCGACTGGTACATGCATCTGCAGTCGAGCGAGGACGAACATGTCACGCTTGCCGTCCTCGACTACCGCCACGAGACCGTTCCGGAGCAACGTCGCGCCCCGGTTCAGGGTCTGCTTTTGAACTTCGAAGTCGAGGATCCCGACCGGCTCTATGCCGAGATGCGAGACGCTGGGCTTCCCATTCTCAAGGCCCTCTGTGACGAAGACTTCGGCCAGCGGCATTTCATCACCGCCGATCCGAACGGCGTGATGATCGATGTGATCAAGCCGATCCCGCCGAGCGCCGCCTTCGCAGACGCCTATGATGAAAGGGCGCTGCCGGCGTGA